Proteins from one Streptosporangium becharense genomic window:
- a CDS encoding TerC family protein: MDWVTNPEIWIGFFTLVALEIVLGIDNIIFISILVGKLPEAQRDRARKIGLMVALVSRLALLLALSWVIRLTNPLFEVFGQGISGRDLILIIGGLFLLGKSVFEVHDSLEGKSGHAGSKVAASFGAVIVQIMILDIVFSLDSVITAVGMVDEVGVMIAAVIVAVAVMLVASGPISHFVDRHPSIKMLALSFLILIGVVLIAEGFEQHISKGYIYFAMAFSLVVELFNIRLRSKAGRDEPVELHRRYEPEEQAGGRADS, translated from the coding sequence ATGGACTGGGTGACCAACCCGGAGATATGGATAGGGTTCTTCACCCTTGTCGCCCTGGAGATCGTCCTGGGCATCGACAACATCATCTTCATTTCGATCCTGGTCGGGAAGCTCCCCGAGGCGCAACGCGACCGGGCACGCAAGATCGGCCTCATGGTCGCCCTGGTCAGCCGGCTGGCGCTGCTGCTGGCGCTGTCGTGGGTGATACGCCTCACCAACCCGCTCTTCGAGGTCTTCGGGCAGGGGATATCGGGGCGTGACCTGATCCTGATAATCGGCGGGCTGTTCCTGCTGGGCAAGAGCGTCTTCGAGGTGCACGACAGCCTGGAGGGCAAGTCCGGCCACGCCGGGAGCAAGGTGGCCGCGTCCTTCGGTGCCGTGATCGTCCAGATCATGATCCTCGACATCGTCTTCTCGCTCGACTCGGTGATCACCGCGGTCGGCATGGTCGACGAGGTCGGCGTCATGATCGCTGCCGTCATCGTCGCCGTCGCCGTGATGCTGGTCGCCTCCGGGCCGATCAGTCACTTCGTGGACCGGCACCCGAGCATCAAGATGCTCGCGCTGTCCTTCCTGATCCTGATCGGCGTCGTGCTGATCGCCGAGGGCTTCGAGCAGCACATCTCCAAGGGGTACATCTACTTCGCGATGGCGTTCTCGCTGGTGGTGGAACTGTTCAACATCCGGCTGCGTTCCAAGGCGGGCAGGGACGAACCGGTGGAACTGCACCGCCGCTACGAGCCCGAGGAGCAGGCGGGCGGACGCGCCGACTCCTGA
- a CDS encoding SAM-dependent methyltransferase produces MDVWLTWRAATEQALYGESGFYLRERPSGHFRTSVGASPVFAEAMLRELAAVDEALGRPAALDLVDMGAGEGVLAAGVLAAAPPGLRSRLRVTAVDLSPRPARLPAEVVWARAMPEGVRGLVVANEWLDNIPVDLAEQTADGPRLVLVDPADGGERLGDRPAEADLAWLDRWWPIRTAGERAEIGRPRDEAWAAVIGRLARGWAIAIDYAHSRGDRPPYGTLTGYRDGATVTPVPDGSCDITAHVALDACADAGERVGAVTTALTTQREALRALGVTGGRPPVERARDDPRGYLQALARASEEAELIAAEGFGGFGWLVQTRS; encoded by the coding sequence GTGGACGTGTGGCTCACCTGGCGTGCCGCGACGGAGCAGGCGCTCTACGGCGAGAGCGGTTTCTACCTCCGGGAACGTCCCTCCGGGCATTTCCGTACCTCGGTCGGCGCGTCTCCCGTCTTCGCCGAGGCCATGCTGCGCGAGCTGGCGGCGGTGGACGAGGCGCTCGGCCGCCCCGCCGCGCTCGATCTGGTCGACATGGGCGCCGGCGAGGGCGTGCTGGCCGCCGGTGTGCTGGCCGCCGCCCCACCCGGCCTGCGGTCGCGGCTCCGGGTGACCGCCGTCGATCTGTCTCCCCGGCCGGCGCGGCTGCCCGCGGAGGTCGTCTGGGCACGAGCCATGCCGGAGGGAGTCCGCGGGCTGGTGGTCGCCAACGAGTGGCTGGACAACATCCCCGTCGACCTCGCCGAGCAGACCGCCGACGGGCCCCGGCTGGTGCTGGTCGACCCCGCCGACGGCGGGGAACGGCTGGGCGACAGACCGGCCGAGGCGGATCTGGCCTGGCTGGACCGCTGGTGGCCGATACGGACCGCGGGCGAGCGGGCCGAGATCGGCAGACCGCGCGACGAGGCGTGGGCCGCGGTGATCGGCCGGCTCGCGCGCGGCTGGGCGATCGCGATCGACTACGCCCACTCCCGCGGCGATCGCCCGCCCTACGGCACGCTGACCGGATACCGCGACGGCGCGACGGTCACGCCCGTGCCCGACGGCTCGTGCGACATCACCGCCCATGTGGCTCTGGACGCCTGCGCGGACGCCGGGGAGCGGGTGGGAGCCGTCACCACGGCCCTGACCACCCAGCGCGAGGCGCTGCGCGCGCTGGGCGTCACCGGTGGCCGTCCGCCCGTCGAGCGCGCCCGTGACGACCCGCGCGGCTACCTGCAGGCCCTGGCCCGCGCCTCCGAGGAGGCGGAGCTGATCGCCGCCGAGGGGTTCGGCGGGTTCGGCTGGCTGGTCCAGACCCGTTCCTGA
- a CDS encoding Rossmann-like and DUF2520 domain-containing protein, which yields MDAADRPARLAVGVVGAGKVGSALGAALARAGHRVVAASGVSDASRDRAVERLGLVPTSPEDVVAHADLVLLTVPDDVLPGLVSGLVGAGADLRGKLVVHTSGAYGLSVLDPATAAGALPLALHPVMTFTGRDDDLRRLTGISYGVTSPEPLRPVAEALVIEMEGEPVWIADADRALYHAALAGAANHMVTLVAESSELLGRIGVEQPGRMLGPLLGAALDNVLRLGIAGLTGPVVRGDAGTVRKHVDALILAAPEAADAYVALARLTADRALAAGLLKPEAAERLLDALGGNIWT from the coding sequence ATGGACGCAGCGGATCGCCCGGCACGTCTGGCCGTCGGGGTCGTCGGAGCGGGAAAGGTCGGTTCGGCGCTCGGTGCCGCCCTCGCCAGGGCCGGTCACCGGGTCGTCGCGGCGAGCGGCGTCTCCGACGCCTCCAGAGACCGGGCGGTCGAGCGGCTCGGCCTCGTCCCGACCAGCCCCGAGGACGTGGTGGCCCACGCCGACCTCGTCCTGCTGACGGTTCCCGACGACGTCCTGCCCGGCCTGGTCTCCGGCCTGGTGGGGGCCGGCGCCGACCTGCGCGGCAAGCTGGTGGTGCACACCAGCGGGGCGTACGGCCTGTCGGTGCTCGACCCGGCGACCGCGGCCGGGGCGTTGCCGCTCGCGCTCCACCCGGTGATGACGTTCACCGGCCGTGACGACGACCTGCGCCGCCTGACGGGCATCTCCTACGGGGTGACCTCCCCCGAGCCGCTCCGCCCGGTGGCGGAGGCGCTGGTCATCGAGATGGAGGGCGAGCCGGTCTGGATCGCCGACGCCGACCGGGCGCTCTACCACGCGGCGCTGGCGGGCGCGGCCAACCACATGGTCACGCTCGTCGCGGAGTCGTCGGAGCTGCTGGGGAGGATCGGCGTGGAGCAGCCGGGCCGGATGCTCGGCCCCCTGCTCGGCGCGGCCCTGGACAATGTGCTGAGGCTCGGCATCGCCGGGCTGACCGGCCCGGTGGTGCGCGGCGACGCCGGCACCGTCCGCAAGCACGTCGACGCGCTCATCCTCGCCGCCCCCGAGGCCGCGGACGCCTACGTGGCGCTCGCTAGGCTCACGGCGGACCGGGCGCTGGCGGCCGGGCTGCTCAAGCCCGAGGCCGCCGAGCGCCTCCTGGACGCGCTGGGAGGCAACATATGGACGTGA
- a CDS encoding cytochrome P450, which translates to MRFDPWNPEFIAHPYDAYDELRRERPVSFFEPTGQWLIARHADVNALLRDRRLGRSYLHVATHQEFGRPDDPEFQDPFWRVVRAGMLDVEPPVHTRLRRLVSKAFTPRMVEALRPKVARIAGELVEAFVERGGGDLIAEVAEPLPVTVIAEMLGVPEADRHLLRPWSADICGMYELNPSVEAQHTAVRAAQEFSDYLVGLARSRRADPGDDLISALALVADEGDRLTEEELVGTCVLLLNAGHEATVNVTGNGWWSLFRNPAELERLRADHGLLPTAIEELMRWDTPLQMFERWVLEDISVGGVDIPRGTEVALLFGSANRDPEVFADPDRLDVSRADNPHISFGAGIHFCLGAPLARIELAESFGALLRRAPKMELVAEPSWGPGYVIRGLRSLDVTV; encoded by the coding sequence GTGCGTTTTGATCCTTGGAATCCGGAATTCATCGCCCACCCGTACGACGCCTACGACGAGCTGAGACGGGAACGGCCGGTCAGCTTCTTCGAGCCGACCGGCCAGTGGCTGATCGCCCGGCACGCCGACGTCAACGCGCTGCTGCGCGACCGCAGGCTCGGCCGGTCCTACCTGCACGTCGCCACCCACCAGGAGTTCGGCAGGCCGGACGACCCCGAGTTCCAGGATCCGTTCTGGCGGGTGGTCAGGGCGGGCATGCTCGACGTCGAGCCGCCCGTCCACACCCGTCTGCGGCGGCTGGTCTCCAAGGCGTTCACCCCGCGGATGGTCGAGGCGCTCCGTCCCAAGGTCGCCCGGATCGCCGGCGAGCTGGTGGAGGCGTTCGTCGAGCGCGGCGGCGGAGACCTGATCGCCGAGGTCGCCGAGCCGCTCCCGGTGACCGTGATCGCCGAGATGCTCGGCGTGCCCGAGGCCGACCGCCACCTGCTCCGGCCGTGGTCCGCCGACATCTGCGGCATGTACGAGCTCAACCCCTCCGTCGAGGCCCAGCACACCGCGGTCCGCGCCGCCCAGGAGTTCTCGGACTACCTGGTCGGGCTGGCCCGATCCCGTCGCGCCGACCCCGGCGACGACCTCATCAGCGCGCTCGCCCTGGTCGCCGACGAGGGGGACAGGCTCACCGAGGAAGAGCTGGTCGGCACCTGCGTGCTGCTGCTCAACGCCGGGCACGAGGCCACCGTCAACGTCACCGGCAACGGCTGGTGGTCGCTGTTCCGCAACCCCGCCGAACTGGAGCGGCTGCGCGCGGACCACGGTCTGCTGCCCACCGCGATCGAGGAGCTGATGCGCTGGGACACGCCGCTGCAGATGTTCGAACGCTGGGTGCTCGAGGACATCTCGGTGGGCGGGGTGGACATCCCGCGCGGCACCGAGGTCGCGCTGCTGTTCGGCTCCGCCAACCGCGACCCCGAGGTCTTCGCCGACCCCGACCGCCTGGACGTGAGCCGGGCCGACAACCCGCACATCTCCTTCGGCGCAGGCATCCACTTCTGCCTGGGCGCCCCGCTGGCCAGGATCGAGCTGGCCGAGTCGTTCGGTGCCCTGCTGCGCAGGGCACCGAAGATGGAGCTCGTCGCCGAACCGTCCTGGGGTCCCGGCTACGTCATCCGCGGGCTGCGCTCCCTGGACGTGACCGTCTGA